The Aminithiophilus ramosus genome contains a region encoding:
- a CDS encoding efflux RND transporter periplasmic adaptor subunit, with translation MKILLVLLLLAAGAYFGRSYLFGESGGQEPQATAPRAPQAPVVVLHRVERADLAVGREYVGRVEPIQTVSLRPQVSGEIEQVHFKEGSMVKAGQLLFTIDARQYKTTVALRKAELAKAEANYDRAVKYDRRLKAADSRSVSASDIEQSESDVLQRKAEVEQARATLQLAQIDLDYTRVTAPISGQAGKAFFTKGNYVTPSSGPLTTIVQMDPIRVTFSLPDRDYLAQLAAFRSSEAVYDAAIRLPDGGLYPEKGLRDFESNVMDEETGTLTVSLRFPNGDGTLVPGSMVRVEARPARSRVVAVVPQEAIMADGEGDFVYVVDEASVAHRRPVSLGDVVGKVSVVLSGLEPGERIVLLGLQSVVPEGKVAPVEATNGKGGKTPAELAQESDFDLETLETASPDRQAKDVAGGSN, from the coding sequence GTGAAAATCCTTCTCGTCCTCCTTCTCCTGGCGGCGGGAGCGTACTTCGGGAGGTCCTATCTTTTCGGCGAGTCCGGCGGGCAGGAGCCTCAGGCTACGGCCCCCAGGGCGCCTCAGGCGCCCGTCGTCGTCCTCCACAGGGTCGAACGGGCCGATCTGGCCGTGGGGCGCGAGTATGTGGGCCGCGTCGAGCCGATCCAGACCGTCTCGCTGAGGCCCCAGGTCAGCGGAGAGATCGAGCAGGTCCATTTCAAGGAGGGGTCGATGGTCAAGGCCGGCCAGCTCCTCTTCACGATCGACGCCCGGCAGTACAAGACGACGGTGGCCCTCCGCAAGGCCGAGCTGGCCAAGGCCGAGGCCAACTACGACAGGGCCGTCAAGTACGACCGTCGCCTCAAGGCAGCCGATTCGCGCAGCGTCTCCGCCTCGGACATCGAGCAGTCGGAAAGCGACGTCCTCCAGCGGAAGGCGGAGGTGGAGCAGGCCCGGGCGACCCTCCAGCTGGCCCAGATCGATCTGGATTACACCCGGGTCACGGCCCCCATTTCGGGTCAGGCCGGCAAGGCCTTTTTCACCAAGGGCAACTACGTGACGCCCTCCAGCGGGCCTCTGACGACGATCGTCCAGATGGACCCCATACGGGTCACCTTCTCCCTTCCCGACAGGGACTATCTGGCCCAGCTCGCCGCCTTCCGCTCGTCGGAGGCCGTCTATGACGCCGCCATCCGCCTGCCCGACGGGGGGCTCTACCCCGAGAAGGGGCTGCGCGATTTCGAGAGCAACGTCATGGACGAGGAGACGGGGACCCTTACGGTGAGCCTGCGCTTTCCCAACGGCGACGGGACGCTCGTTCCCGGATCGATGGTCCGCGTCGAGGCCAGGCCGGCCCGGTCCCGTGTCGTCGCCGTCGTGCCGCAGGAGGCGATCATGGCCGACGGCGAGGGCGATTTTGTCTACGTCGTCGACGAGGCCTCCGTCGCCCATCGCCGCCCTGTCTCGCTCGGCGACGTCGTCGGCAAGGTGAGTGTCGTCCTATCGGGGCTCGAGCCCGGAGAGAGGATCGTCCTCCTCGGTCTCCAGTCCGTCGTTCCCGAGGGGAAGGTGGCTCCCGTCGAGGCGACGAACGGGAAGGGCGGGAAGACGCCGGCCGAGCTGGCCCAGGAGTCCGATTTCGATCTCGAGACGCTGGAGACCGCCTCGCCCGACAGGCAGGCTAAGGACGTCGCCGGAGGGAGCAACTAA
- a CDS encoding Nif3-like dinuclear metal center hexameric protein → MEKIKIQDILDALDRITGGRLVKAPRDLSGNNPFVVTKSSGIPGKAVTELPGLVWGDPEAEVTRAAVMMTLTESAIELAAASGVNCLVAHHPVADGTNSGGVPIRHYMDLYGLNIIELHEAFHGLHPGIAWLHGHRAVEVDIRCGGLAGNILYVGEALPEVQTLGDLLGRLRRLMDMEREEACVREERRFRGCDDLFEASTTAAPAIVVGSPADRVRKVLHIFPHTGFTPDHLECVFGRHPDADTLLASISHLHAGNALIERARELGLRVLCGNSHALEIFENGVPLARALAMILPQLEIRLFRDRMVSYPLDAFGGEAIQEYGKEIAHRHLVRETVPCGL, encoded by the coding sequence GTGGAAAAGATCAAGATCCAGGATATCCTCGACGCTCTGGACCGCATCACGGGAGGCCGCCTCGTCAAGGCTCCCCGCGATCTGAGCGGCAACAACCCCTTCGTCGTCACCAAAAGCTCGGGCATTCCCGGCAAGGCCGTGACGGAGCTGCCGGGCCTGGTCTGGGGCGACCCGGAGGCGGAGGTGACGAGAGCCGCCGTCATGATGACCCTGACGGAGAGCGCCATCGAGCTGGCCGCCGCCTCGGGCGTGAACTGCCTCGTCGCCCACCACCCCGTGGCCGACGGGACCAACTCGGGCGGCGTCCCCATCCGCCACTATATGGACCTCTATGGCCTCAACATCATCGAGCTGCACGAGGCCTTCCACGGCCTTCACCCGGGCATCGCCTGGCTTCACGGCCACAGGGCCGTCGAAGTCGACATCCGCTGCGGCGGCCTGGCCGGCAACATTCTTTACGTCGGCGAGGCCCTCCCCGAAGTGCAAACCCTGGGCGACCTCCTGGGGCGGCTGCGCCGCCTCATGGACATGGAGAGGGAAGAAGCCTGCGTCAGAGAGGAGCGGCGCTTCCGCGGCTGCGACGACCTTTTCGAGGCCTCCACGACGGCCGCGCCGGCCATCGTCGTCGGATCGCCTGCCGATCGGGTCCGCAAGGTCCTTCACATCTTCCCCCACACGGGCTTCACGCCCGACCACCTGGAATGCGTCTTCGGCAGACATCCCGACGCCGACACGCTTCTGGCCTCGATCAGCCACCTCCACGCCGGCAACGCCCTCATCGAGAGGGCCCGCGAGCTGGGGCTGCGCGTCCTCTGCGGCAATTCCCACGCCCTGGAGATCTTCGAAAACGGAGTCCCCCTGGCCCGGGCCCTTGCCATGATTTTGCCTCAGCTGGAGATCCGGCTCTTCCGCGACCGCATGGTCAGCTACCCCCTCGACGCCTTCGGCGGCGAGGCCATCCAGGAATACGGGAAGGAAATCGCCCACCGTCATCTCGTCCGCGAAACGGTCCCCTGCGGCCTCTAG
- a CDS encoding FAD-dependent oxidoreductase encodes MKKAPQIVIVGGGWGGCGAAEAAVRAGAQVTLLERADMLLGTGLVGGIFRNNGRQTAAEEMTALGMKMFSVMDSVTRHRNVSFPGHEGASLYDVYAMEPAVRAFLADLGVDVALQASVASIEKEKDRITAVTTRDGRCFGADAVVDATGTSAAPANCNSHGRGCAMCILRCHSFLPRTSVTALAGIEEWNGAKADGSLGAMSGSCKLFKESLDPSIVAELNETGVCLVPLPDELREDLSILGAKACQQYARKEFVENLVLLDTGPAKLMTPYFPLEALRRIPGFERARYEDPIAGGKGNSMRYFGFARCDTTLRAQGEVTNLFCAGEKAGAMVGHTEAIVTGALAGRNAVAVALGLEPTAYPEELALGDFIAHVIPLMATEEGRRFKYTFSGSVYFERMKEKGLYITDGPAVARRVDEKGLTGFFKRKLA; translated from the coding sequence ATGAAGAAAGCGCCGCAAATCGTCATCGTCGGAGGAGGTTGGGGTGGCTGCGGAGCCGCCGAGGCCGCCGTGCGGGCCGGAGCCCAGGTGACCCTCCTGGAGCGGGCCGACATGCTCCTCGGCACGGGTCTCGTGGGCGGCATCTTCCGCAACAACGGACGGCAGACGGCAGCGGAGGAAATGACGGCTCTGGGCATGAAGATGTTCTCCGTCATGGACTCCGTCACGCGTCACCGGAACGTCTCCTTCCCCGGCCATGAGGGGGCGAGCCTCTACGACGTCTACGCCATGGAACCCGCCGTCAGGGCCTTCCTCGCCGACCTGGGCGTCGACGTCGCCCTCCAGGCCTCGGTCGCCTCCATCGAAAAAGAGAAGGACCGCATCACCGCCGTCACGACCCGCGACGGTCGCTGCTTCGGAGCCGACGCCGTCGTCGACGCCACGGGCACGTCGGCCGCACCGGCCAACTGCAACAGCCACGGCAGGGGCTGCGCCATGTGCATCCTCCGCTGCCACAGCTTCCTTCCCCGGACGAGCGTCACCGCCCTGGCGGGCATCGAGGAGTGGAACGGCGCCAAGGCCGACGGCTCCCTGGGCGCCATGAGCGGCTCCTGCAAGCTCTTCAAGGAGTCTCTCGATCCGTCCATCGTCGCCGAGCTGAACGAAACGGGCGTCTGCCTCGTCCCCCTGCCCGACGAGCTGCGCGAGGATCTCTCCATTCTGGGGGCCAAGGCCTGCCAGCAGTACGCCCGAAAGGAGTTCGTCGAGAACCTCGTCCTCCTCGATACGGGGCCGGCCAAACTCATGACGCCCTACTTCCCCCTCGAGGCGCTGCGGCGCATCCCCGGATTCGAGAGGGCCCGCTACGAGGACCCCATCGCCGGAGGGAAGGGAAACTCCATGCGCTACTTCGGCTTCGCGCGCTGCGACACGACCCTCAGGGCCCAGGGCGAGGTGACCAATCTCTTCTGCGCCGGAGAGAAGGCCGGCGCCATGGTGGGCCACACCGAGGCCATCGTGACGGGGGCCCTGGCAGGGCGGAACGCCGTCGCCGTCGCCCTGGGACTGGAGCCGACGGCCTACCCCGAGGAGCTGGCCCTGGGCGATTTCATCGCCCACGTCATCCCCCTCATGGCCACCGAGGAGGGACGGCGCTTCAAGTACACCTTCTCGGGATCGGTCTACTTCGAGAGGATGAAGGAAAAGGGCCTCTACATCACCGACGGACCTGCCGTCGCCCGACGGGTCGACGAAAAGGGCCTGACGGGGTTCTTCAAACGAAAATTGGCCTAG
- a CDS encoding NAD(P)/FAD-dependent oxidoreductase, with product MNKERADVVVIGGGVIGTSVAYYLAKGGVDVLLVEKGRLGNGSSSGCDGFVIMQSKTPGPHLDMALASEVLYRTLADELEWDIEYRRCGGMIVIEREEEIEAMKIFMAKQRSIGLDVRLLSGDEARELEPALARHIAGATVSDSDAQVNPMQLLFAYAHGAERHGARLRRNAPVTELLHDGKGNVTGVVAAGRTIRAGAVVCCTGVDTAALVAPLGLELPVIPRRGQLLITEPVEPLIGRVMLCARYIAAKYHPELLEGSQDETVRLGVGLALEQTREGGLLIGSTREFAGFDRSNTSLGTWAVAAHATRIVPSLRRIRVVRTFAGLRPYTPDGKAFMGEAPRHRGLFIAAGHEGDGIAYSPITGKTLAERIMTGKSTIDLAPFAVDRFSR from the coding sequence ATGAACAAAGAAAGGGCAGATGTCGTCGTCATCGGCGGCGGCGTGATCGGAACCTCCGTCGCCTACTACCTGGCCAAGGGCGGCGTCGACGTCCTTCTCGTCGAAAAGGGACGCCTCGGAAACGGCAGCTCGTCGGGTTGCGACGGCTTCGTCATCATGCAGTCCAAGACGCCAGGTCCCCACCTCGATATGGCCCTGGCCTCGGAGGTCCTCTACCGGACTCTGGCCGACGAACTGGAGTGGGACATCGAGTACCGCCGCTGCGGCGGCATGATCGTCATCGAACGGGAAGAGGAGATCGAGGCCATGAAGATCTTCATGGCGAAACAGCGATCGATCGGCCTCGACGTCCGCCTTCTCTCCGGCGACGAGGCGCGGGAGCTCGAACCGGCCCTGGCGCGCCACATCGCCGGAGCGACCGTCAGCGACAGCGACGCCCAGGTCAACCCCATGCAGCTGCTTTTCGCTTACGCCCACGGCGCCGAACGGCACGGGGCCCGCCTGCGGAGGAACGCGCCCGTCACCGAACTCCTCCACGACGGCAAAGGGAACGTCACCGGCGTCGTCGCCGCCGGCCGAACCATCCGCGCCGGAGCCGTCGTCTGCTGCACCGGCGTCGACACCGCCGCCCTCGTGGCGCCTCTCGGCCTCGAACTGCCCGTCATCCCCCGACGGGGACAGCTTCTGATCACCGAGCCGGTAGAGCCCCTCATCGGTCGCGTCATGCTCTGCGCCCGCTATATCGCCGCCAAATACCATCCCGAACTTCTGGAGGGCTCCCAGGATGAAACGGTGCGGCTCGGCGTCGGCCTGGCCCTGGAACAGACCCGGGAGGGAGGACTGCTCATCGGCAGCACCCGGGAGTTCGCGGGCTTCGACCGGAGCAACACCTCCCTTGGAACCTGGGCCGTGGCCGCCCACGCAACGCGCATCGTCCCCAGCCTGAGGCGTATCCGCGTCGTCCGGACCTTCGCCGGCCTCCGTCCCTACACGCCCGACGGCAAGGCCTTCATGGGCGAGGCGCCCCGTCACCGCGGGCTGTTCATCGCTGCCGGGCATGAAGGCGACGGCATCGCCTATTCGCCCATCACGGGAAAAACGCTGGCCGAACGGATCATGACGGGAAAAAGCACCATCGACCTGGCTCCTTTCGCCGTCGACCGCTTTTCCCGATAG
- a CDS encoding thiamine pyrophosphate-binding protein, with product MNVSRAILTLLRDYGVTDVFGLPGETTLALYREWESFEGIAYHMSRDERSCVFMADGYAKATGKVGVCEGPSVGATHMAPGVTEAYKACLPLIVMTSDVPLSAEKKNMLTGFDQTALFQGICKESLTAHDPCEVPHLLRRAFRVATTGRPGPVHLRLPSDVLEGDVDDAEVWSQPRFGTFPSIPFRPGDDDIALAAERLRGARRPVMVCGQGALHSGAWKEVRALAERLAMPVGTTINGKGIFPETHPLSIGVIGARGGRCWSNAFVCDADVVLFVGSSTDSAGTAGWKIPSPRSNQAFIQIDAGGEELGNNYDALPLYGDAGLTLAALTEALHDVVPERGSWLEAIEAGWDDQARRTKTFLADRGEEACSLAVVEALKRTVAEGAFYAVDPGLCAVYSAAFLRLEEAGRRMAYNFAMGALGYAIPAAIGARFGVDPSRPVVALVGDGSFGFAAGELETAARLGTKILFVVFDNSTFGWIRGTEFVHRSEKLEGSFGRFTDFRPVDYVKVAEGFGLEAHRVTRASELDDTLSRCLRAQGPCLVAVSVEAEDGLLPPVPGWADCAAGQGMDNLY from the coding sequence ATGAACGTATCTCGGGCCATCCTCACTCTGTTGCGCGATTACGGCGTGACGGACGTTTTCGGTCTCCCCGGCGAGACGACTCTCGCCCTCTACCGGGAGTGGGAATCCTTCGAGGGCATCGCCTATCACATGTCCCGCGACGAGCGGAGCTGCGTCTTCATGGCCGACGGCTACGCCAAGGCCACGGGCAAGGTCGGCGTCTGCGAGGGGCCCAGCGTGGGGGCCACGCACATGGCTCCCGGCGTGACGGAGGCCTACAAGGCCTGCCTTCCCCTGATCGTCATGACTTCCGACGTGCCTCTTTCAGCCGAGAAGAAGAACATGCTCACCGGCTTCGACCAGACGGCCCTTTTCCAGGGCATCTGCAAGGAGAGCCTGACGGCCCATGATCCCTGCGAGGTGCCCCATCTGCTTCGTCGGGCCTTCCGCGTCGCCACGACGGGTCGCCCCGGTCCCGTCCATCTCCGTCTTCCCTCCGATGTCCTCGAGGGGGACGTCGATGACGCCGAGGTCTGGAGCCAGCCCCGTTTCGGGACCTTTCCCTCCATCCCCTTCCGGCCCGGTGACGACGATATCGCCCTGGCGGCCGAGAGGCTTCGCGGCGCCCGGCGGCCCGTCATGGTCTGCGGTCAGGGCGCCCTTCACTCCGGGGCCTGGAAAGAGGTGCGGGCCCTGGCCGAGCGTCTGGCCATGCCCGTGGGCACGACGATCAACGGCAAGGGGATCTTTCCCGAGACCCATCCTCTGAGCATCGGCGTCATCGGCGCCCGCGGCGGGCGCTGCTGGTCCAACGCCTTCGTCTGCGACGCCGACGTGGTCCTCTTCGTCGGCTCCAGCACCGACTCGGCCGGAACGGCGGGGTGGAAGATCCCCTCGCCCCGGTCGAATCAGGCCTTCATCCAGATCGACGCCGGCGGCGAGGAGCTGGGCAACAACTACGATGCCCTTCCCCTCTACGGCGATGCCGGTCTGACCCTGGCGGCCCTGACCGAGGCCCTTCACGACGTCGTCCCCGAGAGGGGAAGTTGGCTCGAGGCCATCGAGGCGGGCTGGGACGATCAGGCCCGGAGGACGAAGACCTTCCTTGCCGATCGGGGCGAGGAGGCCTGTTCCCTCGCCGTCGTCGAGGCCCTGAAACGGACCGTGGCGGAGGGCGCCTTCTACGCCGTCGATCCCGGACTGTGCGCCGTCTATTCGGCCGCCTTTCTGCGCCTTGAAGAGGCGGGTCGGCGCATGGCCTACAACTTCGCCATGGGGGCCCTGGGGTATGCCATCCCCGCCGCCATCGGCGCCCGTTTCGGCGTCGATCCGTCGCGGCCCGTCGTGGCCCTCGTCGGCGACGGCAGTTTCGGCTTCGCCGCCGGCGAGTTGGAGACGGCGGCCCGGCTGGGGACGAAAATTCTTTTCGTCGTCTTCGACAACAGCACCTTCGGCTGGATCAGGGGGACGGAGTTCGTCCACCGCAGCGAGAAGCTGGAGGGTTCCTTCGGTCGGTTCACCGATTTCCGTCCCGTCGACTACGTCAAGGTCGCCGAAGGCTTCGGCCTCGAGGCCCATCGGGTGACGAGGGCATCCGAGCTGGACGACACCCTCTCCCGCTGCCTCAGAGCCCAGGGACCCTGTCTCGTCGCCGTCTCCGTCGAGGCCGAGGACGGCCTTCTGCCCCCCGTTCCGGGCTGGGCCGACTGCGCCGCAGGGCAGGGAATGGATAACCTCTACTGA
- a CDS encoding FAD-dependent oxidoreductase, with translation MKQKRQIVIVGGGWGGCGAAEAAVRAGAQVTLLERADMLLGTGLVGGIFRNNGRQTAAEEMTALGMKMFSVMDSVTRHRNVSFPGHEGASLYDVYAMEPAVKAFLADLGVDVALQASVASIERAKDRITSVTTRDGRCFGADAVVDATGTSAAPANCNSHGRGCAMCILRCHSFLPRTSVTALAGIEEWNGAKADGSLGAMSGSCKLFKESLDPSIVAELNETGVCLVPLPDELREDLSILGAKACQQYARKEFVENLVLLDTGPAKLMTPYFPLEALRRIPGFERARYEDPIAGGKGNSMRYFGFARCDTTLRAQGEVTNLFCAGEKAGAMVGHTEAIVTGALAGRNAVAVALGLEPTAYPEELALGDFIAHVIPLMATEEGRRFKYTFSGSVYFERMKEKGLYITDGPAVARRVDEKGLTGFFKRKLA, from the coding sequence ATGAAACAGAAAAGGCAAATCGTCATCGTCGGAGGAGGTTGGGGTGGCTGCGGAGCCGCCGAGGCCGCCGTGCGGGCCGGAGCCCAGGTGACCCTCCTGGAGCGGGCCGACATGCTCCTCGGCACGGGTCTCGTGGGCGGCATCTTCCGCAACAACGGACGGCAGACGGCAGCGGAGGAAATGACGGCTCTGGGCATGAAGATGTTCTCCGTCATGGACTCCGTCACGCGTCACCGGAACGTCTCCTTCCCCGGCCATGAGGGGGCGAGCCTCTACGACGTCTACGCCATGGAGCCCGCCGTCAAGGCCTTCCTCGCCGACCTGGGCGTCGACGTCGCCCTCCAGGCCTCGGTCGCCTCCATCGAAAGGGCGAAGGACCGCATCACCTCCGTCACGACCCGCGACGGCCGCTGCTTCGGAGCCGACGCCGTCGTCGACGCCACGGGCACGTCGGCCGCACCGGCCAACTGCAACAGCCACGGCAGGGGCTGCGCCATGTGCATCCTCCGCTGCCACAGCTTCCTTCCCCGGACGAGCGTCACCGCCCTGGCGGGCATCGAGGAGTGGAACGGCGCCAAGGCCGACGGCTCCCTGGGCGCCATGAGCGGCTCCTGCAAGCTCTTCAAGGAGTCTCTCGATCCGTCCATCGTCGCCGAGCTGAACGAAACGGGCGTCTGCCTCGTCCCCCTGCCCGACGAGCTGCGCGAGGATCTCTCCATTCTGGGGGCCAAGGCCTGCCAGCAGTACGCCCGAAAGGAGTTCGTCGAGAACCTCGTCCTCCTCGATACGGGGCCGGCCAAACTCATGACGCCCTACTTCCCCCTCGAGGCGCTGCGGCGCATCCCCGGATTCGAGAGGGCCCGCTACGAGGACCCCATCGCCGGAGGGAAGGGAAACTCCATGCGCTACTTCGGCTTCGCGCGCTGCGACACGACCCTCAGGGCCCAGGGCGAGGTGACCAATCTCTTCTGCGCCGGAGAGAAGGCCGGCGCCATGGTGGGCCACACCGAGGCCATCGTGACGGGGGCCCTGGCAGGGCGGAACGCCGTCGCCGTCGCCCTGGGACTGGAGCCGACGGCCTACCCCGAGGAGCTGGCCCTGGGCGATTTCATCGCCCACGTCATCCCCCTCATGGCCACCGAGGAGGGACGGCGCTTCAAGTACACCTTCTCGGGATCGGTCTACTTCGAGAGGATGAAGGAAAAGGGCCTCTACATCACCGACGGACCTGCCGTCGCCCGACGGGTCGACGAAAAGGGCCTGACGGGATTCTTCAAACGAAAATTGGCCTAG
- a CDS encoding TetR/AcrR family transcriptional regulator, with amino-acid sequence MAGLAERKKAVIEALTRESLLGAAEELLREEGWEGATMERLAQNAGVAKGTVYNYFRDKRALLVAVAERCTVRLRHIVTSCDDEADPAEVLRQVLREGFSQLCRNRRIIAALFLACRDEEGTGRDCDFRLSPLGDIRAFVRSVISLGVARGRFRPVDPVLAEAVIYSAIIGLARHLSQRGLVVSEGAFSPAATEFLLDGLCARREGAPGLADGEVAPSEGERPQ; translated from the coding sequence ATGGCGGGCTTGGCGGAGAGGAAGAAGGCCGTAATAGAGGCGCTGACGCGCGAATCCCTCCTCGGCGCCGCCGAAGAGCTTCTTCGGGAAGAGGGATGGGAGGGGGCGACGATGGAGCGCCTCGCCCAGAACGCCGGTGTGGCCAAGGGCACGGTCTACAACTACTTCCGCGACAAGCGGGCCCTGCTCGTCGCCGTGGCCGAACGCTGTACCGTCAGGCTGAGACATATCGTCACCTCCTGCGACGACGAGGCCGACCCCGCCGAGGTGCTGCGCCAGGTTCTGCGGGAGGGCTTTTCCCAGCTCTGCCGGAACAGGCGGATTATCGCCGCCCTCTTTCTGGCCTGCCGCGACGAGGAGGGCACGGGGCGCGATTGCGATTTTCGGCTTTCTCCCCTGGGCGACATCCGGGCCTTCGTCCGCTCCGTCATCTCCCTCGGCGTGGCCCGGGGGCGTTTCCGCCCCGTCGATCCCGTTCTGGCCGAGGCCGTGATCTACTCCGCCATCATCGGCCTGGCCCGTCATCTCTCCCAGAGAGGGCTTGTCGTCTCCGAGGGGGCTTTCTCTCCGGCCGCGACGGAGTTCCTCCTGGACGGTCTCTGCGCCCGCCGGGAAGGGGCTCCCGGCCTTGCCGATGGGGAAGTGGCGCCGTCCGAGGGAGAAAGGCCGCAATAA